A region of the Yarrowia lipolytica chromosome 1C, complete sequence genome:
gctgctgccgccgaGGAAGCCCCCAAGCccgccgaggaggatgacgacATTGTTGTCAAGCCCGAGCGACTGTCTCGAGACGAGTGGCTCAATTCTCTGGATGCCACCTTCCACTTTGGCTCCAAGAAGCACCAGTCCATTCCCGATGACCTCAAGATCCCCATTGCCATCTGCTGTCTTCCCAAGGACAAGCGGCGATTTGTTATGGCCAAGCTTGCAAAGTGCCGACGACAGGTCCCTgttgatgaggaggaggtcaaggctcCCGtcgaagagaagaaggagaagaagcacGCCGCTGGCCCTGAGTAATCAAGGGCGTTTAGATTGCATTAACATAGAATAGAATACAGGTTGGGTTTTAAATATAAAAGCGAAGCAGTAGAAGCGGAATTGGACGAATGCAATATGAACAGACTGTAGATATTCTGAATGAATTGCACAGCGAGGATACGACCATCATGTTCAAGAGGACCACTTCGACTGCACTCCTACTTTTGGATAGATGTATCTCCTGGACCAGGACCCTAAGACTGTTCACCTTGATTTACTCGGtgactgtacttgtacatttCTCTttggtgaagatgagcTTCATTCAAAACACTTCTGTCGTGACGACACGGCTAAGACGCTAAATCGTCCTAGTGCGAAACTCTCTGGCTAAGATCTTACAGGTAAATACTTTTAGTGAGACAGATGATCTTATGAGTATTGCTTTTAGTGAGTCTCAAGATATGCAGTTAGCCGTGTGCTGAAAGAAGCCGCTAGTGGTGTTGAAATTAATAGCAAGTCGATTTTTATGGGCTTGTCAGGGAAGAAAAGCTCTCtcttgctacttgtagtgtgaTTGACATACCTCCATCTGTATTGTATGTTCTACCTTTTGTGGACATCTGTCGGGGCTGGCTGCTAGCAGTGTCACCTCAGCTAGTCCGACCAAGGACATACAGCAACAACACTTGTATAGGTTGATGTCTTCTGAACCATTTTCAGGATGACACGTTCCTCACTCAATGCTGCTTCTCTCAGACTTGATCCCTTGTCATTTTAATGGTGGATGACGGGTGTCTTACTCACAACCAACTGGTGTATAACAAGGACTGCAAAAATTCGCCAAGAATCATCTGATCTAAACATGGGCAT
Encoded here:
- a CDS encoding uncharacterized protein (Compare to YALI0C19822g, no similarity), translated to MSDVESMHSAHSEEESFDHSKDEAPEHHEAAAAEEAPKPAEEDDDIVVKPERLSRDEWLNSLDATFHFGSKKHQSIPDDLKIPIAICCLPKDKRRFVMAKLAKCRRQVPVDEEEVKAPVEEKKEKKHAAGPE